In one window of Calypte anna isolate BGI_N300 chromosome 1, bCalAnn1_v1.p, whole genome shotgun sequence DNA:
- the BEST3 gene encoding bestrophin-3 isoform X1, whose product MTVTYSSKVANATFFGFHRLLLRWKGSIYKLLYREFIVFATLYTAISVLYRFFLTGSQKRFFEKLSIYCDKYAEQIPVTFVLGFYVTLVVNRWWNQFVNLPWPDRLMFLISSCVQGRDEYGRLLRRTLMRYVNLTSLLIFRSVSTAVYKRFPTIDHVVGAGFMTRYERKIFDDLKSPHLKYWVPFVWFGNLASKARKEGRIRDSVDLQTLMNEMNKYRSWCSLLFGYDWVGIPLVYTQVVTLAVYTFFFACLIGRQFLDTDQGYQGHDLDLYIPIFTLLQFFFYAGWLKVAEQLINPFGEDDDDFETNWCIDRNLQVSLLAVDEMHMNLPRMEKDIYWNDSSARPPYTKAAADYCIPSFLGSTIEMGLADTGFLYGEEWPWEEDKHRRYSVLRRVKRFLSVHEGSSPPSHPHYSRQTSENSVFFPADETGYIRRLQEMHTRGRYSSSSFKKRHEGASRSNRLHSSRDLGPINETSRNEAHFGDSDTSSDTNKPVPEVIISEAEGTEPDMLGRPELQPERTATTPEEKLQRSLTEENVTLLDHPFFPSEMTAYHCEVHQSLPSLIGEPKNELPTTNIAGFITDHERYIQRWSLPSFHSHSTMTNTDTALPAAQSGTMSEQRTSSNGETITSSPASEVFEMQHLWENLDGKETAIVEFSNEKSERKL is encoded by the exons ATGACAGTCACCTATTCCAGCAAAGTAGCGAATGCCACTTTCTTTGGATTTCACAGATTACTCCTAAGGTGGAAGGGCAGCATCTACAAGTTGCTGTACAGAGAATTTATTGTTTTTGCTACTCTTTACACAGCGATAAGTGTATTATACAG aTTTTTTCTTACAGGTAGCCAAAAACGGTTCTTTGAAAAACTGTCAATTTACTGTGACAAATATGCTGAACAAATCCCGGTAACTTTTGTGCTTG GTTTCTATGTTACTTTGGTGGTGAATCGCTGGTGGAATCAGTTTGTCAACTTGCCATGGCCAGACCGACTGATGTTCCTGATCTCCAGCTGTGTGCAGGGCAGAGATGAATACGGGCGCCTGCTGAGGAGGACTCTGATGCGTTATGTGAATTTAACATCTCTGCTCATCTTCCGCTCTGTGAGCACAGCAGTCTACAAAAGGTTCCCCACCATAGACCACGTGGTAGGAGCAG GTTTCATGACAAGAtatgaaagaaagatttttgaTGACCTTAAATCTCCCCATCTTAAATATTGGGTTCCATTTGTCTGGTTTGGAAATTTGGCATCGAAGGCACGAAAAGAGGGAAGAATTCGAGACAGTGTAGATCTGCAGACACTAATGAAT gagATGAATAAGTACCGGTCTTGGTGTAGTCTTTTGTTTGGTTATGACTGGGTTGGAATTCCACTGGTCTATACCCAG GTTGTTACTCTCGCAGTctatacttttttctttgcctgccTGATAGGACGCCAATTTTTGGACACTGACCAAGGATATCAAGGGCATGACTTAGATCTTTACATTCCAATCTTCACACTGTTACAGTTCTTCTTCTATGCAGGATGGCTCAAG gttGCTGAACAACTTATTAATCCATTTggagaagatgatgatgattttgaaactaACTGGTGCATCGATAGAAATTTAcag gtCTCACTTCTGGCTGTGGATGAGATGCACATGAACTTACCAAGGATGGAGAAAGATATTTACTGGAACGATTCCTCTGCCCGGCCACCCTAcacaaaagcagctgctgattACTGCATTCCTTCATTTCTTGGATCTACTATTGAAATGGG GCTGGCTGATACTGGATTCCTCTATGGAGAAGAATGGCCTTGGGAAGAGGATAAACACCGAAGATACTCAGTGCTGAGAAGAGTCAAGAGATTTCTCAGTGTTCATGAGGGCTCTTCACCCCCGTCTCACCCACACTACAGTCGGCAGACAAGTGAGAATTCAGTGTTTTTCCCAGCAGATGAAACGGGGTACATCAGGCGGTTGCAGGAAATGCACACAAGAGGGAGATACTCCAGCTCTAGCTTTAAGAAGAGACACGAAGGAGCTAGCAGAAGTAACAGGCTTCACAGTAGCAGAGATCTGGGACCTATCAATGAAACTTCAAGGAATGAGGCACACTTTGGTGACAGTGACACCTCATCCGACACAAACAAGCCGGTTCCTGAGGTCATCATCTCTGAAGCTGAGGGTACAGAACCTGATATGCTGGGCCGACCAGAACTGCAACCAGAGCGCACGGCGACCACGCCTGAAGAGAAGCTCCAAAGGAGCCTGACTGAGGAAAATGTGACTCTTCTGGAccatccttttttcccctcagaaatGACTGCATACCACTGTGAGGTGCATCAGTCACTTCCTTCTCTGATAGGGGAGCCCAAAAATGAGCTCCCTACTACTAACATAGCTGGTTTCATAACAGATCATGAGAGATACATTCAGAGATGGAGTCTGCCAAGCTTCCATAGTCACAGTACAATGACTAACACTGACACtgcactgcctgcagcacagTCTGGGACAATGTCAGAGCAAAGGACTTCCAGTAATGGAGAAACCATTACTTCTTCCCCTGCTTCGGAGGTGTTTGAGATGCAGCACTTATGGGAAAATCTGGATGGTAAAGAAACAGCCATAGTAGAATTTTCTAACgagaaaagtgaaagaaaactttga
- the BEST3 gene encoding bestrophin-3 isoform X2, protein MFLISSCVQGRDEYGRLLRRTLMRYVNLTSLLIFRSVSTAVYKRFPTIDHVVGAGFMTRYERKIFDDLKSPHLKYWVPFVWFGNLASKARKEGRIRDSVDLQTLMNEMNKYRSWCSLLFGYDWVGIPLVYTQVVTLAVYTFFFACLIGRQFLDTDQGYQGHDLDLYIPIFTLLQFFFYAGWLKVAEQLINPFGEDDDDFETNWCIDRNLQVSLLAVDEMHMNLPRMEKDIYWNDSSARPPYTKAAADYCIPSFLGSTIEMGLADTGFLYGEEWPWEEDKHRRYSVLRRVKRFLSVHEGSSPPSHPHYSRQTSENSVFFPADETGYIRRLQEMHTRGRYSSSSFKKRHEGASRSNRLHSSRDLGPINETSRNEAHFGDSDTSSDTNKPVPEVIISEAEGTEPDMLGRPELQPERTATTPEEKLQRSLTEENVTLLDHPFFPSEMTAYHCEVHQSLPSLIGEPKNELPTTNIAGFITDHERYIQRWSLPSFHSHSTMTNTDTALPAAQSGTMSEQRTSSNGETITSSPASEVFEMQHLWENLDGKETAIVEFSNEKSERKL, encoded by the exons ATGTTCCTGATCTCCAGCTGTGTGCAGGGCAGAGATGAATACGGGCGCCTGCTGAGGAGGACTCTGATGCGTTATGTGAATTTAACATCTCTGCTCATCTTCCGCTCTGTGAGCACAGCAGTCTACAAAAGGTTCCCCACCATAGACCACGTGGTAGGAGCAG GTTTCATGACAAGAtatgaaagaaagatttttgaTGACCTTAAATCTCCCCATCTTAAATATTGGGTTCCATTTGTCTGGTTTGGAAATTTGGCATCGAAGGCACGAAAAGAGGGAAGAATTCGAGACAGTGTAGATCTGCAGACACTAATGAAT gagATGAATAAGTACCGGTCTTGGTGTAGTCTTTTGTTTGGTTATGACTGGGTTGGAATTCCACTGGTCTATACCCAG GTTGTTACTCTCGCAGTctatacttttttctttgcctgccTGATAGGACGCCAATTTTTGGACACTGACCAAGGATATCAAGGGCATGACTTAGATCTTTACATTCCAATCTTCACACTGTTACAGTTCTTCTTCTATGCAGGATGGCTCAAG gttGCTGAACAACTTATTAATCCATTTggagaagatgatgatgattttgaaactaACTGGTGCATCGATAGAAATTTAcag gtCTCACTTCTGGCTGTGGATGAGATGCACATGAACTTACCAAGGATGGAGAAAGATATTTACTGGAACGATTCCTCTGCCCGGCCACCCTAcacaaaagcagctgctgattACTGCATTCCTTCATTTCTTGGATCTACTATTGAAATGGG GCTGGCTGATACTGGATTCCTCTATGGAGAAGAATGGCCTTGGGAAGAGGATAAACACCGAAGATACTCAGTGCTGAGAAGAGTCAAGAGATTTCTCAGTGTTCATGAGGGCTCTTCACCCCCGTCTCACCCACACTACAGTCGGCAGACAAGTGAGAATTCAGTGTTTTTCCCAGCAGATGAAACGGGGTACATCAGGCGGTTGCAGGAAATGCACACAAGAGGGAGATACTCCAGCTCTAGCTTTAAGAAGAGACACGAAGGAGCTAGCAGAAGTAACAGGCTTCACAGTAGCAGAGATCTGGGACCTATCAATGAAACTTCAAGGAATGAGGCACACTTTGGTGACAGTGACACCTCATCCGACACAAACAAGCCGGTTCCTGAGGTCATCATCTCTGAAGCTGAGGGTACAGAACCTGATATGCTGGGCCGACCAGAACTGCAACCAGAGCGCACGGCGACCACGCCTGAAGAGAAGCTCCAAAGGAGCCTGACTGAGGAAAATGTGACTCTTCTGGAccatccttttttcccctcagaaatGACTGCATACCACTGTGAGGTGCATCAGTCACTTCCTTCTCTGATAGGGGAGCCCAAAAATGAGCTCCCTACTACTAACATAGCTGGTTTCATAACAGATCATGAGAGATACATTCAGAGATGGAGTCTGCCAAGCTTCCATAGTCACAGTACAATGACTAACACTGACACtgcactgcctgcagcacagTCTGGGACAATGTCAGAGCAAAGGACTTCCAGTAATGGAGAAACCATTACTTCTTCCCCTGCTTCGGAGGTGTTTGAGATGCAGCACTTATGGGAAAATCTGGATGGTAAAGAAACAGCCATAGTAGAATTTTCTAACgagaaaagtgaaagaaaactttga